In the Granulosicoccus antarcticus IMCC3135 genome, GATAGCCCTGCCATGCGAGATCCAAATGCGGTGGTCTACCTGATACCCGGTGTCGGCATGATCACCTTCGCAAAAGACAAAGCGACTGCAAGAATATCCGGTGAGTTCTATACCAACGCCATCAACGTCATGCGAGGCTCTTCTGCCGTTTCCACCTACCAGGGATTGCCCGAGCAGGAAGCCTTTGACATTGAGTACTGGTTGTTGGAAGAGGCCAAATTACAGCGTATGCCCAAGCCCAAGAGCCTGGCTGGACGCATTGCTCTGGTGACCGGAGGGGCCGGTGGTATCGGTTCAGCCACAGCGGAAAGATTCCTGAGGGAAGGCGCCTGTGTCGTCCTGGCAGATATCGACAAGGAGCTGCTTGAGCAGAGTTGTGCACACCTGTCAGAGCGATATGGCTCAGATGTTGTGCGCCAGGTGCTGATGGATGTGACCAGTGAGACGCAGGTAGCCGATGCATTTTCTAAAACCGCGAATCAATACGGTGGTATTGACATACTCGTCTCCAATGCCGGCATCGCCACCTCGGCAGCTGTCGAGGACACCAGCCTGGCATTGTGGAACAAAAATATGGATGTCCTGTCGACCGGCTACTTTCTGGTCTCCCGGGAGAGTTTTCGTCTGATGCGCCGCCAGAACATGGGCGGTGCCGTTGTCTTTATCGCCTCCAAGAATGCACTGGCAGCCTCCCCGGGTGCTTCAGCCTATTGCACAGCCAAGGCTGCAGAAGTACACCTTGCTCGCTGTCTTGCCCTGGAAGGTGCAGGCGCAGGCATCCGTGTCAACGTAGTCAACCCTGATGCCGTCCTGCAAGGCTCCAAGATCTGGTCTGGCGACTGGCTGAAGCAACGTGCCGATGCCTACGGCAAAGACAGTTCGGACCTACAAGCTCATTACCGTGAACGTTCATTGCTCAAACGCGATGTTCTGCCCGAAGATATCGCCGAAGCCAGCTATTTTCTCGCCAGCGATGCATCGCTGAAATCCACCGGCAATATCATCAATGTCGATGCCGGCAACGTGCAGTCTTTCACTCGATAACGGCGGAGCATCAAGAATATGAACCCATTGATCGATGCAGCTTTGCTGGCTGATGAAAACAGCAAACTCAGTGCTGATCTGGATACCGACTATGCCGCGCTGGGTGAACAACTCCAGCGCCAGGGCCACGACATAGACCAGTTATGCAATACAGCAGCCCAGTTCGGTATCGCCATACCCTCGTGGGGTGTGGGCACCGGTGGCACACGCTTCGCACGTTTTCCGGGACCCGGCGAGCCTCGCCATGTATTCGACAAGCTGGAGGATTGCGGCGTTATCCAACAACTGTGTCGCGCGACTCCCAAAGTCTCATTGCATATTCCGTGGGATGACGAAAACCCCACCGAGATGAAAGACAAGGCACAGTCGCTGGGCTTGAGTTTTGATGCCATGAACTCGAATACCTTTCAGGACCAACCTGACCAGAAACATTCCTACAAATACGGCTCCTTGTCGCATACCGATGCAGCTACACGGGCTCAAGCGGTCGAGCATAATCTGCGCTGCATCGAAATAGGTGAGGCGATCGGTTCTGATGCACTGACTGTATGGGTCGGTGATGGTTCGAACTTTCCGGGACAAACCCATATGGGTCGGCAGCTGGATCGCTACCTGGATGGCATGCGCCAGGTGTATGCAGGGCTACCTTCTCACTGGCGTCTGTTCACTGAACACAAGATGTACGAACCTGCCTTCTACTCCACTGTCGTGCAGGATTGGGGCAGCAATTACCTGATTGCCAAGGAGCTGGGACCACAAGCCTCCTGCCTGGTTGATCTGGGACACCATGCCCCCAATGTGAATATAGAAATGATCGTGTCTCGTCTGGCTCATTTTGGAAAATTAGGTGGCTTCCACTTCAACGATTCCAAATATGGAGATGACGATCTGGACTCCGGTTCCATTGATCCTTATCGATTGTTCCTTGTCTTCAATGAGTTGGTGGACATTGAGCAGCGTCAACCAGAGTCATTCAATCCAGCCTATATGCTGGATCAATCACATAATGTCACCGACCCTATCGAAAGCCTCATGAGCAGTGCTCTGGAAGTTCAACGAGCCTATGTGCAGGCCTTGTTGGTAGATCGTGAAGCCCTGGCGTTCCATCAGGAAAACAATGATGCACTGATGGCCAGTGAAACACTCAAGCGGGCTTTCCGGACTAACGTAGAGCCCCTGCTTCAGCGTGCCCGTCAAAACATGGGAGGGGCTATCAACCCCGTAGCAGCGTATCGTGAAGCCGGCTACCGGTCCAAGGTGGCAAAACTACGACCCGCAGTCAGTGGCGCAGGTGGTGGCATAGTCTGACAAGAAAACCTTTAGAAAACCTGAAACAAGACGGCACTTGCCTCTGCAGCCAGCAGGTGCCGTTTCAGCAACTGAACCGAAGCTAACTACTCGCCGTCGCCTACAAACGACGGTCATGATCAGTTACCACTCGACTTCTTTATCTCATCCCTGCGCTGGCGCGCCAATGGGTGATCTGGATCTTCTCGCAGTATGGTTTCATAAAGCTCCAGAGCGTTAGAGCCTGGAGGTTCAGTCAGCTCATTGGAGACCTCGTGCATTTGGGCCAGTTTCAGCAGTCGCTGGATTTTAGGTGAATCTTCACTGAGCTCAGGTACCTCAACGGCTAACGGCTCCACAGGTGACGGCTCTGCGGGTAGCGTCTCGTCCAACTCCGGTTTGCCAATTGAAAGAGCTGTTTCTGGTACCGCATTACCATTCTTATCGATGAACGACCACCCGGCACCCAATGCAATAACAAGTGCTATCAGTGCACCACCGAGCCACAGCTTTTTTGTGCCTGTATTCTCTGGTTCTGGTGATACAGCAAGCAGTGCATTCATATCTGCCAGAACGGCATGGTGATCCTGATACCGATCATCAGGCTCTTTTGCCATAAGGCGCGATATCAATGGCTGATAAGCACTCTCGCTATCTGGCAACAGTGGGATGGGGTCATTGACGTGTTGTAGCATCAACCCCATTGGATCAGTGGATTTATAAGGCCGCTCTCCACTGAGCATTTCAAAAAGCAGAACACCAATACTGTAAAGATCAGACCTGCCATCTATTTCTGCAAGCCCTTTGGCCTGCTCAGGGCTCATGTAGGCAGCAGTTCCAATAGCCGCACCCGCCACTGTTAGCTGTGTTTTCTCGTTAAGTGATTTCGCGATACCGAAGTCAGCGAGCATCGCACGACCTGATTCGTTGAACAAGATATTGGCTGGTTTGACGTCACGATGGATTACACCACTTTCGTGCGCATAACCAAGTGCATCAACAATCGGTAGTAATATTTCAAGCGGATGGTTGTAGGGATTTCCAGAATCAAGAATGTCCCTCAGGTTGGGGCCTGAGAGGTATTGCATAGCGATATAGTACATATCTCCTATGCAACCCACATCATAGATATGAATAATATTGGGATGGTTGTCAAGATTGGCGCATGTTCGCGCCTCTTTTAAAAATCGTTTGCAGAAATCATCATCATCTGCCAACTTTGCGTCCATGATCTTGAGCGCAACATTGATCTGCAGGCTTATGTGTTGAGCCAGATAAACCTTTGCAAACCCACCCTCACCAAGCAATTTGTTTTCATCAATGATGTAGCCTGGTATCGATGGGGTTTCAGTAAGCATATTGCAAACAGCTTTTGACTACATGAACTCGAATCTGATGCCTGCTGCGATCGACAGCTCTTTCAAGTCTTCCAGGCTTTGCAGAGAACGAATCTCCGTATAGAGCTGAGTGCCACCTTGCAGAACCGCAGATGCGCCTGCTCCAATGGTGTAGTAATTTCGATCAGGACTGTCGGTCACCACTATCAGCTGTGTGTTCCGAGGATCATGCACATAAGTAGATACGATCTGCCGGCTATCATCATCGAACTCATGAATCAACTCGACGCTTAACTGCGGTGAAATGATTGCCTTTGAAGTGCTGAATGTTTTTGACAATCTGAAGCCGACAGCCCCAGTCAGTGATTCTATGCTTTGCTTATTGACGCTTAACTTCAAGGCAGAGTCGCCCGTCTCCTGATACGCATCCAGATCTACTGACAGCAATGAGATGCGGCCATAGGGTGCAAAGGACAATCCGCCCGATCTGAATTCGTAGCCACCACCAACTCCAAATCTGAATGCCGAACTATCCGTCTCTGCACGCACCGTATCATTCACGCCATCATTGGCTTGAGGATTATCAGGTTGACTATTGTCCGTCGCACCTTCCGCACCGTTGATGACAATTCGACGAGTCATGTCGAAGCTACCTGAACTGAATCCAGCAATCACATCAACGTAGGCAGAATCTGAGAACCACATGCCATAGCCGCTGATGTTGATTTGTTCTGACTCCAGATCACCGCCATCAACGTCGAGCGTTGTATCAAAATCTGTTGTTGACGATGTATAACCAAGATTCACTCCGCCCACGATAGTCGGGGTAATCAAGTAGTCGAATCCCAGGGATAAACCGGTGGAACTTGCTTCAAAACCATCCTCACCTTCTGTTGCATCTTTATCTGATCTGGCTCCAAGCCCATTGACATAAAAGCCAAAAGGGCTGGCCAATGCATCGTCCGCTGCTGCTGCACCGCCAACAAGAGAATCCGTTGCCAGACTACCCGCAGCGATCATGCCCCCTGCTCCTGTCATGTTCGCGCTGCTGAGTTGTAACGATGAAACCCTCGACAGCAAGCTCGACAAACGGCGACCAACAGTCGAAGACTGCCTTGCAACCGATTCGGTGGCCAGACTACCTGCCGCTGCGACCTCTTCAGCTGCGGCATTCTGTACTGCTGCGCCTAATTCGTCAGCTGTTATACCCAGATCTTTAGCCGTACCAGCCGAACCTGGCTCAGCGCCTGCCAGTACATTAGCGGTGTGTACCATCTCCCCGCATTTGTCGAAGAGTACTTGTTGCTGGGCAACATCGTTTCGTGAATTATCAATTCCACCATCAGGATCCTGGCTGGCATTGATAAAGGCACCACAGACTGTTTGTATCGCATCGCCAGTACGCTGTTGCAACTCTGTAAACCCGTCTGTTCTTCCAAGGCTAGTCGAGGGCTCAAAGTCCTGCGCATAGACAAGGCCTCCACCGAGAGTGGTTACGAACAGACAAAATATTGAACCTGTTTTGATGATTCCCGGGGCCAAGTGTAAATCCCGGCTGTACTCGACTCGAATCATACGAATGTTCTCCACTCTTCAATATAGATAGCGTTAGAAAAAGGCGCAGTTATTCAAACACTTGCTACTACCCCATAACCGCACATGATCAGAGCTAATAGTGCAACTCGAATCCATTACGAATTGACTGGCTTTGACGCACTTTCAGGCAATGGAAGCAATGTCACGTTGTTTGGCATTATCAAACACTTTCAAAATATATACAAATGGTCACACTTATGTATTTCCGAATCAAACGGCTCGACAAACAAACTTTATATGGAGCATGAATAAAACGTTTATTCCTATTTTTACAGTCGTTTAGGCAGTTTCCTGCTATCCAATTCATTCAACATTGTTGACTGAAACGTCGAAGCCTGCACTCATAAACTAGCCTAAAGGCGCAACACTCAACGAGGTATTCAAGTGCGTGAGTTCACTGTTTCAAGTGTGAATGTTTTTTGACAGCCTGACGCATATGCTTTGTGCGTCACATTTTCTGGATACACGTTGCCATCATTATCGACACCCTCATCAGAAGTGACAGCTCCTGAGGTCGACAAATTCCAACCTGCCTGACTCAATCATTCCCAGATCACACTTATGACTCACTCGCCTAGACTAAAGGATAAGTTCATTCCATTAGTCGTAGAGAAAGAGTAGGCTCGCCGTTTGCTGACATGTGGAGATAAGCAAGTACATCGCCGCGCTTGCTTTGCCCAATCTGGTCCAGGGCAAAGAATGCTCTAATTCTGTGTCTTGTGTTTAAGCTGAGTAATATTCCTTAGTTCTTCAAGCTCATCTATGACACCCGTTTCACAGGTAATCAATGAGTCTTCGGACGCAATGCCTATTCGTTGTACTGTGGCATCGTTACTTTCTAGCTGTGCTTTCTTGTTGCTCATGACAGGTTTTCGAGGAGCAGTAACGTCAAGTTCTGACTCCATATCGTCAGTAAGCAAGTCAGAACCGGAGATCCCCTGTGATTCATCTGTATGCGGTATGAGCAGAGTGGAATCTGAATCAGCTTCGCTGGCACGCGCTGTCCGCACGATTGTATTACCCTGCTTCGGTGCCAGGTACCGGCTCAATGATTCTTTAGTAACCGACGCGCCCCTATCGTCTATCACCTCATGCTTACTGTTACGCCTACGTTTAAGCATAAATATTATGATCGCCCCGACCACTAAGACCAAAAGCGCCACAATTGTCAGAAGTACAGGAATACCTACCCCCTTCTTGTCTTCCTGCCTCTGTTCAGGCAACAGAATTGAACTGACCGCCGTTGGTTGATCAGAGAGCACTGCGACCGGCAACTCCTGTGTATCACCCGGAAGCGTGAAAGGCAGCACTAAAGAGAGTTGATTGATAGCATCAGATGCATCGCTGAAAGTAATAACCTTGTTGTTCGCAAACCCTTGAATGATTGGACTTAACGCGGATGGCGGAGCATTTTGCGGCACTGCCAGAATAATGGCAATGGACTTACTGGCCGCATCGGGCAACAACACGAGTTCCAACCAGTCAGAATACTTGGCGACCGCATTTGCATCGGCAAGTAAAATATCACTGTTACCAAACACCAGTAACACTCCACCTTCTGTGCTCAGTTCGCTAATGCCTTTCTCGATCCCGACGGCAATATTACTGAATTCACTGGGCTTAACATTGGAAAACACCTGGCTTATTCGTTCCAGATGAGCGTCATCAGCAACAGTCAGGTCTGTACTTCGCTGGAACACCTCATCAAAGATCACGACACCAACGGAGTTTTCATCACCAGCAGCGCCTGCAACTTGTAAGGCTACTTCGTTAGCTGTGCGTAGTGAACTTTCGTCTAGTGCCGCGTCAACAAGTATCTCAACAGAGCTTGCAGCAGCATTGGAACACGGCACCAAAACTCCAAACATGGCACATAGGCAGTACGCCTTTAAATCATAATTGAGTCTCATTCAATAACTCCGTGTTCAACTCCAAGCTACTCTATGGTAGAGGAAAGACACATATTTCATGCTCGGTAATTTTACGCCCAGCTTATTGCCTTATAATTCAACTAACCGAAATATGCTGAACTATCGAGCCATTTTTGACAATTACTTGGTTAAATAATTGACGTATGTCGATTGGCATGAAAGTCTGATTTCTTGCTCTCTATTTATAGTACGTGATACCGTCGATCGAGGTGGAATGATATGTCGAGTATGAGGACTTGTTTATTTTGTCAAAAAATACTTGATGCCCTGTACAAGAGCGGTGTGTTTCTTGTCACGTCAGTCACTGTATTTGTGGTGGGTTGTGCGACCAACGCAGTGCCACCAGATTCCGCCCCCCTCTCGCGAGACGCAGACCGCTTGTTGATTGTAGATTGTCTTTTGCCAGGACAGCTGCGCAGACTGGGACGATCCATCACCTACCTTACCCCTCGCCGCCCGGTCAAGGTTCCGACTTCCGAATGTGAGATCCGCGGTGGTGAATACGTTGCCTACGATCGAGCAAATTTCTCTACATCGTTGAAAATCTGGTTGCCCAAGGCTGAATCGGGCGACCCTGAAGCACAAACTTATGTCGGAGAAATATTCGAAAAAGGTCTGGGATTGCAGGCCGATCCGGTTGTTGCTGCAAGTTGGTATCAAAAAGCTGCCGATCAACGGTTTTCACGCGCTCAAGTAAATCTCGGATATTTATACGAAAGCGGAATCGGTGTGCCGCAAGATCTGGTCAAGGCGATGAACTACTATCGCGAAGCGGCTGGATTCGACGAAGGGAGTCTTGAGTACACAACGGCATTGCAGGTTGCAAATCGAAAACAGCAAACACTCGATCTGGTGTCCCGAGAACAGGATATAGAGCGGCTTAACCAGACTGTTGCACAACTGGAAATAAAAAATACCGAGTTGCGCAATCGACAAGTCGAGCTTCGAACCCAGCAAAACAATATCAATGCCTTGGCCGATGAAACCGCACAACAACGAAAACGCGTACTCGAATTAGGAGTCAGCACCACAAGTTCGACGAGCATCAATCAAAGCAGTGAGAAACTGGTCACAGCTTTGGAACAACTTGATACGCTTAATCTGCAACTCTCCACGACCGAATCTGAAAAGGCAGAACTGCTAGGCAACTTGCGGGAGCAACAAGCAAGCACAGACAGTCTGCGACAGAAATTCAATGCCAGCAACAAGGAATTGAACGCAGCCAACGAAAACCTGTTGGCTCAAAAACAAAAGATATCAAAGCTCGAATCAGCCTCACTCTCAGGTGGAGACAGCTCTGCACAAATGCTTCAGTTGCAAAGCAGACTGACTAATGCACAACAGGCGTTTGAAAAGGAAGCCTCAAAAACAGACAACTTGCAGCGTACACTTGCTCAAAAATCCACGCTGCTACAAAATCAGATAGCCAACGCTGAATCCAGAGAGTTGTCACTCAAAGGCGAGCTTTCTCGCTTGTCCGGAAATGTCGCTGACACACAGCTATCCGCTGCACAATTGAAGAACGAACTAACAGCACAGATCAACACCCGTCAGTCTGAAGTCGAACAGCTCAAACGACAACTCAACAATGCTGTGCGTGAGTTGTCAGTGACACAGGCTGGACTGGAAAACACCCAAGGTCGACTAGGAACACCCAGCCCAGAACTTGCC is a window encoding:
- the rhaI gene encoding L-rhamnose catabolism isomerase, which produces MNPLIDAALLADENSKLSADLDTDYAALGEQLQRQGHDIDQLCNTAAQFGIAIPSWGVGTGGTRFARFPGPGEPRHVFDKLEDCGVIQQLCRATPKVSLHIPWDDENPTEMKDKAQSLGLSFDAMNSNTFQDQPDQKHSYKYGSLSHTDAATRAQAVEHNLRCIEIGEAIGSDALTVWVGDGSNFPGQTHMGRQLDRYLDGMRQVYAGLPSHWRLFTEHKMYEPAFYSTVVQDWGSNYLIAKELGPQASCLVDLGHHAPNVNIEMIVSRLAHFGKLGGFHFNDSKYGDDDLDSGSIDPYRLFLVFNELVDIEQRQPESFNPAYMLDQSHNVTDPIESLMSSALEVQRAYVQALLVDREALAFHQENNDALMASETLKRAFRTNVEPLLQRARQNMGGAINPVAAYREAGYRSKVAKLRPAVSGAGGGIV
- a CDS encoding serine/threonine-protein kinase, coding for MLTETPSIPGYIIDENKLLGEGGFAKVYLAQHISLQINVALKIMDAKLADDDDFCKRFLKEARTCANLDNHPNIIHIYDVGCIGDMYYIAMQYLSGPNLRDILDSGNPYNHPLEILLPIVDALGYAHESGVIHRDVKPANILFNESGRAMLADFGIAKSLNEKTQLTVAGAAIGTAAYMSPEQAKGLAEIDGRSDLYSIGVLLFEMLSGERPYKSTDPMGLMLQHVNDPIPLLPDSESAYQPLISRLMAKEPDDRYQDHHAVLADMNALLAVSPEPENTGTKKLWLGGALIALVIALGAGWSFIDKNGNAVPETALSIGKPELDETLPAEPSPVEPLAVEVPELSEDSPKIQRLLKLAQMHEVSNELTEPPGSNALELYETILREDPDHPLARQRRDEIKKSSGN
- a CDS encoding autotransporter outer membrane beta-barrel domain-containing protein, whose protein sequence is MIRVEYSRDLHLAPGIIKTGSIFCLFVTTLGGGLVYAQDFEPSTSLGRTDGFTELQQRTGDAIQTVCGAFINASQDPDGGIDNSRNDVAQQQVLFDKCGEMVHTANVLAGAEPGSAGTAKDLGITADELGAAVQNAAAEEVAAAGSLATESVARQSSTVGRRLSSLLSRVSSLQLSSANMTGAGGMIAAGSLATDSLVGGAAAADDALASPFGFYVNGLGARSDKDATEGEDGFEASSTGLSLGFDYLITPTIVGGVNLGYTSSTTDFDTTLDVDGGDLESEQINISGYGMWFSDSAYVDVIAGFSSGSFDMTRRIVINGAEGATDNSQPDNPQANDGVNDTVRAETDSSAFRFGVGGGYEFRSGGLSFAPYGRISLLSVDLDAYQETGDSALKLSVNKQSIESLTGAVGFRLSKTFSTSKAIISPQLSVELIHEFDDDSRQIVSTYVHDPRNTQLIVVTDSPDRNYYTIGAGASAVLQGGTQLYTEIRSLQSLEDLKELSIAAGIRFEFM